The Ichthyobacterium seriolicida sequence ACTATTACTCAGAAAGAGATCAATCATAGAAACCATCAATGATCAGCTTAAAAATATTTGTCAAATAGAACATTCTAGACATAGAAGTTTTGCTAATTTTCTAACAAATAATTATTTCTGGACTTATCGCCTACAGCTTTTCGCCCAAAAAACCCTCTATCAAATATCCAACCATCGGTAATGCCCGTCTTATCTAGGTTTATTAATCGAACTCAGGTTTAAATGGCTTTTTTGTTTTACCCCTTTGAATTTTATGAATTTAAATAACAGTTTAAAATTTTTGTTTCAATAAAAAAAAGGCTATTAAATAGCCCCTTTGAATTTATTCTGAAATAAAATAAACAAACCTATTCCTATAGAAATAGATGTGTCTGCTATATTGAATATGGGTTGAAAAAACACGAAATAATCTCCTCCAAAAAATGGAATCCAATCTGGTAGAAAACCTTTGTACAAAGGAAAGTATAACATATCTACTACTTTGCCAAATAATACGGGGGCATACCCTCCAACCTCTGGTAAAAAGGAAGCTACCTTGCCAATACTATCATCAAATAAAACTCCATAAAAAATCGAATCCATTATATTGCCCAAAGCACCAGCCAAAACAAAAGACATAGTAGATATCAAAATTTTACTTCGATTATTTATTATAGCTTTTCTCAAATAAAAAAATATAAAGGTTACAAATATTATCCTAAAAACAGTTAGAGCAACCTTGCCAATGTCTCCACCAAACTCTAAGCCAAAAGCCATGCCTGGGTTTTCTACAAAGTGTATTATAAACCAATCTGTTATACGTATCTCTTCGCCTAACATCATATTAGTCTTTATCCAAATCTTAGATAGTTGATCTAAAATCAATACAGATGAAATAATTATTATAGAACAATATTTTCCTTTCATTTATTATTTAATTTTAATCTTATTCCTTATTCTTTTTTGCATCTATACTCAAAGTAGTATGTGGAACTATTTTTAATCTCTCTTTCTTGATTAAATCACCTGTTTCTCTGCATATTCCATAAGTTTTATTTTTTATTCTAATAATGGCATTATCCAGATCTCTTACAAAGCGTTTTTGCCTAATAACTAACTGCATATTAGATTCTTTAGACATAGTTTTAGAAGTCTCATCAAAAGATTTAAAACAGGGAGAAGTATCTTCTGTCCCATTACCTTCCTTATTAGACAAAATAGATTCTATAACTGCTATATCTTTCAGTGCCTTTTCCCTTTTATCTACTATTATTTGATAAAATTCTTCTAACTCTTTGTCAGAGTATCTATTGTTTTTACTTAGACTCATGATATTTTATTTTTTAATTATTTTTATACTAGTCTTAATATTATCAAACTCAACTGGCTCTCCTCCCTCCATATTTGAAACTGTCTCAATAGATAGAGCCAAAGTTTCTCGGCATATGTATGATTTATTATTAATTATGGCTTCTGAAATTTTCTCATTATCCTCAATTAATACATCTATCTTGTCTGTGACTTCACAATTATTATCTTTCCTAATATTTTGTATTCTGTTTACCAACTCCCTAGCTATACCTTCTTCTATTAACCCTTTATTAGTATTAATATCTAATGCGACTGTAAATCTATTAGTGCTAGTTACAGTCCAACCCTTTATATCTCTTGAAGTTATAACCACTTCTTCAGATCTTATCTCTATATCATCTCCATCTAATGAAATATTGATGGATCCATTATTTTCTATCTTTAAAATCTGATCTTGACTAAACTGTTTAACAGCATTGGATATCAGCCCCATCTTATCTCCATATTTAGGTCCTAAAACCTTGAAATTGGCTTTTATATCTTTTGCCAATACTGAAGAGGATTCAGAAGATATTTCTATATCTACTTCTTTTACATTCACTTCAGATTTTATAATGTCTGATACAACCCTAATTTTATCTTTGATCTTTTCATCAGCAACTATGACTATCATTTTCTGCAATGGCTGACGAACCTTTATCTGTTCTTTCTTTCTCAAAGACAATACCATAGAGCTAATCTCTTGAGACATAGACATTTTTTCTTGTAATTCTAGATCTATAACAGATCTATCACACTTGGGAAAATCAGCAATGTGAACTGATTCAAATTCTTCCAAAGAACTAACCTTATTTAAGTCTTTGTATAATCTATCCATAAAAAATGGAGCTATTGGAGAAGATATCTTAGCTATGGTTATAAGACACTCATAAAGAGTTTGATAAGCGTAAATTTTATCTTCGTTGTACTCTCCTTTCCAAAACCTTCTTCTGTTTAAACGTACAAACCAATTGCTCAAGTGCTCGGTCACAAAGTTAGTTATTTTTCTAGCTACAAGGGTGGGCTCATAATTATCATAGCCCTCCTCCACCTCTATAATTAGACTATTTAGTTCTGATAATATCCATCTATCCAATTCAGTCCTGCTATTGATATTGGTAGCTTCTTGCTCATACCTAAATCCATCTATATTGGCGTAAAGAGCAAAAAACGAATAAGTATTATGCAATGTTCCAAAAAATTTCCGTCTAATAATATCTACCCCCTCCAGGTCAAAACGAAGACTATCCCAAGGAGATGAATTATAAATCATATACCAACGAACCGCATCTGGACCGTATTTCTTCAAAGTCTCCAATGGATTTATAGTATTTCCCAAACGCTTGGACATTTTCTTCCCCTCACTATCTAAAACTAATCCATTAGAAATGACATTTTTAAAAGCCACAGAGTCAAAATTCATGACTGCTATGGCGTGCAAGGTAAAGAACCAACCTCTAGTTTGATCTACTCCCTCTGCTATAAAATCGGCAGGGAAAAATTTATTTTCGTCTATTAAATCCTTATTCTCAAATGGATAATGCCACTGAGCATAAGGCATAGATCCAGAGTCGAACCAGACATCTATCAAATCGGATTCTCTCTTCATACGCTCTCCCTCTTTGGAAACTAATATTATCTCATCTACGTAATTTTTGTGTAAATCTATATTTTGATAATTTTCATCACTCATATCACCTACTACGAAGTTCTCAAAGGGATTTTTATCCATAAAATTAACTTCTACAGACTTATCTATCTCTTGCTTTAACTCTTCTATAGAACCTATAACTTTTTCCTCTCGCCCATCTTCTGTCCTCCAAATAGGAATTGGAATACCCCAATAACGCGAACGAGATAAATTCCAATCATTAATATTTTCTAACCATCTTTCAAATCGCTTTTCTCCAGTTGTAGCTGGCTTCCAATTAATAGTTTTATTTAGTTCTATAAGCCTGTCTTTTACTTGTGTAGAACGCACAAACCACGAATCTAAGGGATAGTATAAAATAGGTTTGTCAGTACGCCAACAATGAGGATAGTTATGTACGTACTTCTCAACTTTAAAGGCTTTATTTTCTATCTTTAGCTTTATAGCTATTTCTACATCCACAGATTTTTCGGGAACACTATCAGCATCATAATACTCGTTTTTAACGAATTTATTAGATAACTCACCCATGCCGTCTATGAATTTACCTTGTAAATCTACCAGTGGTACTGGTTTATTATCATCATCTAAAACTAACATGGAAGGAACCCCCGCCTCTTTAGTAACCTTAGCATCATCAGCACCAAAAGTAGGAGCCGCATGTACTATACCCGTTCCTTCTTCAGTAGAGACGAAATCTCCCGAAATAACTACAAAAGCCCTATCAGCATTTTCAAAAGGTTGCTTATAAGGCAATAACTGTTCGTATTGAACTCCTAAAATATCACTCCCTTTAAATTTTGAAATTATAAAATATGGGATTTTTTCAGAGCCTTTTATGACTAAATCTATACTATCTACCTCTGAATATTTATTAGAAAA is a genomic window containing:
- a CDS encoding lipoprotein signal peptidase yields the protein MKGKYCSIIIISSVLILDQLSKIWIKTNMMLGEEIRITDWFIIHFVENPGMAFGLEFGGDIGKVALTVFRIIFVTFIFFYLRKAIINNRSKILISTMSFVLAGALGNIMDSIFYGVLFDDSIGKVASFLPEVGGYAPVLFGKVVDMLYFPLYKGFLPDWIPFFGGDYFVFFQPIFNIADTSISIGIGLFILFQNKFKGAI
- a CDS encoding TraR/DksA family transcriptional regulator, whose amino-acid sequence is MSLSKNNRYSDKELEEFYQIIVDKREKALKDIAVIESILSNKEGNGTEDTSPCFKSFDETSKTMSKESNMQLVIRQKRFVRDLDNAIIRIKNKTYGICRETGDLIKKERLKIVPHTTLSIDAKKNKE
- the ileS gene encoding isoleucine--tRNA ligase gives rise to the protein MCKKFTEYDGLELSETADRILKEWEDDQIFLKSISSRQGAIPFIFYEGPPSANGQPGIHHVMSRTIKDIFCRYKTLQGFQVKRKAGWDTHGLPVELSVEKDLGITKRDIGEKISVDEYNQTCKKTVMRYTDIWDDLTKKIGFWLDMTSPYITYESKYMESVWWLLSNMYKKGLLYKGYTVQPYSPKAGTGLSSHELNQPGCYRDITDTTVTAQFKAKKNTLSPVFKNISGDIYFLAWTTTPWTLPSNTALVVGKNIEYLLVKTFNQYTSEEINVIISEKLLPKQFSNKYSEVDSIDLVIKGSEKIPYFIISKFKGSDILGVQYEQLLPYKQPFENADRAFVVISGDFVSTEEGTGIVHAAPTFGADDAKVTKEAGVPSMLVLDDDNKPVPLVDLQGKFIDGMGELSNKFVKNEYYDADSVPEKSVDVEIAIKLKIENKAFKVEKYVHNYPHCWRTDKPILYYPLDSWFVRSTQVKDRLIELNKTINWKPATTGEKRFERWLENINDWNLSRSRYWGIPIPIWRTEDGREEKVIGSIEELKQEIDKSVEVNFMDKNPFENFVVGDMSDENYQNIDLHKNYVDEIILVSKEGERMKRESDLIDVWFDSGSMPYAQWHYPFENKDLIDENKFFPADFIAEGVDQTRGWFFTLHAIAVMNFDSVAFKNVISNGLVLDSEGKKMSKRLGNTINPLETLKKYGPDAVRWYMIYNSSPWDSLRFDLEGVDIIRRKFFGTLHNTYSFFALYANIDGFRYEQEATNINSRTELDRWILSELNSLIIEVEEGYDNYEPTLVARKITNFVTEHLSNWFVRLNRRRFWKGEYNEDKIYAYQTLYECLITIAKISSPIAPFFMDRLYKDLNKVSSLEEFESVHIADFPKCDRSVIDLELQEKMSMSQEISSMVLSLRKKEQIKVRQPLQKMIVIVADEKIKDKIRVVSDIIKSEVNVKEVDIEISSESSSVLAKDIKANFKVLGPKYGDKMGLISNAVKQFSQDQILKIENNGSINISLDGDDIEIRSEEVVITSRDIKGWTVTSTNRFTVALDINTNKGLIEEGIARELVNRIQNIRKDNNCEVTDKIDVLIEDNEKISEAIINNKSYICRETLALSIETVSNMEGGEPVEFDNIKTSIKIIKK